In Achromobacter pestifer, the DNA window ACCACCTCGCCGGTGGCGGGATGCGTCTCGATGGCCTGGCACCGCTGGGTCGTGCGCAAATCTCCGTCGGGCTTCCATTCCCATTGGATGCCGTTACTGCGGCAGAAGGCTTCGACTTCCTGGCGGCTCTCTGTGTTGAAAACCTGCTGCCAGGGCACATCGAAGTCACCGTAGTTGCGCACGTAGATGACGCCGGGCGCGAAGCGGTCCCGGATAGGGGCCGGCATGCGCCGGTAGATCGCGCGGCTGTCCGCGATCGGCGTCTCGCCCCCCTCCTCCGCGGGCGTCACGCAATGGAACCAGGCTTTCATCGGCCACTGGCGCGTGTAGGCCTGTTCGTTGTGCAGCGGGATGGACTGGTGGGCCGGATACTCGGTCGCGGTGTAGACCCCGCCGCCCACCGCGGTCCGCGGTGTGGAACCGAACTCGTAGCTCAACAGCGGGTGGCCGAAGCGGGCTGCAAACTCCCGGAAGCCCTCGACCGAGGGCACGTCGAAGCCGCGCAGCAGCACGCCGCCTACGGTCGCCACCTTGGTCTCGATCTCGGCGCGCAGGCGCGGCAAGGCATCCAGCAGCGGCTCGCCGAGACTGGCTGGCGTAATCAGCGCCGGCAGGTCGGATCCGAGCGGCGCCCGGCGTTCAAATCGGGTCACAAGATCATTCATCGCAGTCCTCCCTTGGCGTCCGGTTGCCAGGCCAGGGCGGCGGCATAGTCGGACGGTGAATCGAGACGCAGGACATCCACGCCCGGCCCTTCCAGGTGTTCACGACGCAGCCCATAGCGGCTTCCCTGGGCAAGCCCCGGTAGTAGTACCGTTAAACGCTGCAAGTGCTCCGCCACGCCCATGCCCAGCGCTTTCAGTACGGCTTCCTTGGCTGTCCAGCAGTCAAAGAAGTCGAGGCGCCGCTCATGGGGCAACTCAAGCTCCTGCGTCGACAGCGCCAGCCGCGACATGGCGGCGATGTCGCAATGCGGATCCCGACGTTCGATATCGACGCCGACAGGAAAACGGTCCGACAAGGCGATCAGGGCGAAAGCCCCAGCATGGGAAACGTTGAAGTACGGGGCGGGATCGGCCGAGCACGCCACATCCAGACGCGGCTTGCCATGTTTGTTGGCCGCGAACCTCAAGCTCTCCGGACGGCAGTCCAGGCGCGCGCCCAGGAGCCGCCGCAATGCCGCACGCGCAGTCACGAAGCGGACCTTGTCGCCGTGCTGATGAAAACGTAGCGCGCGCGCGGCCTCTTCCTTGCTCAGCAAAGCCAGGGCGCTGTCGGCCAAGGGTGCAGCCAGATCCAGCGCGAGCTGGAACACCTGAATGCCAGCCGGAAGAAATTCAGGCAGATGCAGCGGCTGCATGGCCCACTCCGGAAAACAGGCGAGCCAGCTCGCGCACGATGACCGCCAGCACCTGCTGCTCTTGTTGGCGGATGAAGAAATGCCCGCCTTCGAACCAATCAAGGGTAAAGGTATGGCGGGTCTCTTGCCGCCAGGCTCCGATGCGCTCCGGGTGGATGTCGTCCTGGCGCCCCGCGAAGGTGTGCATCGGTACGGCTAGCGGCTCGGACGGGTGATAGCGAAAGCTCCCGCAGACCCGGTAGTCGGCGGCCAGCGCGTCCAGCGTCAGGCGCAACAATTCGGTGCTCTCGAACACCGCGTCCGGCGTGCCGCCCTGCTTGCGCAGATCGGCCATCAAGGCGGAGTCGTTGTCCATGCCTGCAAAGCGGTCCGGATCGCGGCGGGACGGTGCGGGGCTGCCGGACACGAACACAGCTTGAGGCATGGGCTGGGCCAGCGCATGCTGGCGCTGCGCCACGGCATGGGCCAGCAGGGCTCCCATGCTGTGGCCGAACAGGGCATAGCGGTTTTGCATCGCGGTAGCCTGCTCATCGCAGATCCGCGCCACCAACCGCGCGAAATCCTCGACGTAGGGCTCGCCCGTACGGGCGCCCCGCCCCGGCAGTTCCACCGGAACGACGCGGATCCATTCCGGCAGGAGGCGACGCCAGCGCAGGTACATGGTCGCGCTCGCCCCCGCGCAAGGCAACGCCAGCAGATCGATGGAGGGCGTATGGGTGGAGCCGGACATCAGGCCGCCGTGGCGCTGGAGCGATTCGCGGCCGCGGACTGTTCGTCCATCCACT includes these proteins:
- a CDS encoding thioesterase II family protein, whose protein sequence is MSGSTHTPSIDLLALPCAGASATMYLRWRRLLPEWIRVVPVELPGRGARTGEPYVEDFARLVARICDEQATAMQNRYALFGHSMGALLAHAVAQRQHALAQPMPQAVFVSGSPAPSRRDPDRFAGMDNDSALMADLRKQGGTPDAVFESTELLRLTLDALAADYRVCGSFRYHPSEPLAVPMHTFAGRQDDIHPERIGAWRQETRHTFTLDWFEGGHFFIRQQEQQVLAVIVRELARLFSGVGHAAAASA
- a CDS encoding 4'-phosphopantetheinyl transferase family protein, with translation MQPLHLPEFLPAGIQVFQLALDLAAPLADSALALLSKEEAARALRFHQHGDKVRFVTARAALRRLLGARLDCRPESLRFAANKHGKPRLDVACSADPAPYFNVSHAGAFALIALSDRFPVGVDIERRDPHCDIAAMSRLALSTQELELPHERRLDFFDCWTAKEAVLKALGMGVAEHLQRLTVLLPGLAQGSRYGLRREHLEGPGVDVLRLDSPSDYAAALAWQPDAKGGLR
- a CDS encoding TauD/TfdA family dioxygenase, producing MNDLVTRFERRAPLGSDLPALITPASLGEPLLDALPRLRAEIETKVATVGGVLLRGFDVPSVEGFREFAARFGHPLLSYEFGSTPRTAVGGGVYTATEYPAHQSIPLHNEQAYTRQWPMKAWFHCVTPAEEGGETPIADSRAIYRRMPAPIRDRFAPGVIYVRNYGDFDVPWQQVFNTESRQEVEAFCRSNGIQWEWKPDGDLRTTQRCQAIETHPATGEVVWFNQAHLFHVSNLQSEVRESLVDLLGIENVPRNTCFADGSPIPDAMLDEVRAVLDAETVSFKWEQGDVTMLDNMLVAHARSPFKGPRKVVVAMAESHGNLEKF